One Skermanella pratensis genomic window, CGACGACACCGGGCCGGTAATCCGGGTCGATGGCCAATCCCAGCGCCGCCGCCATATGATCCACATGGCTCTCGGCATCGAAAGTATTATCGGGCATGGACCCTCCCCTTTGCTAAGGTCGCGGCCGGTTTCGTCGCAACCGGCATGCCAATGGCAAAGGGTACGGAATCGTTGGTTGAAGCGGACGCCGCTGCATAAATGTTGTGCGGGCCGAAGGCTATGCTGGCCGAATAGGGGATCGGGTGACCGGGCGTGAGTGACCAGAGAGCGGAACTGAGGCGGACGCGGGCGGACGAGATCCGCGAGGCGGTCGCCGACGACATCATGTCCGGGCGGATATTCCCCGGCGTCCGCCTGGACGAGCAGGAACTGGCCGACCGCTTCGGCGTATCCCGCACGCCGGTTCGCGAGGCGCTGAAGCAGCTGTCCGCCACCGGCCTGATCGTCCTGCGCGCCCATAAGGGGGCCGTCGTCACGCCGATGACCAACGGCGGCCTGTCGGAACTGTTCGAGGGGCTGGCGGAGCTGGAGGCCGCGTGCAGCAGGCTGGCGGCGGAGAAGATGAGCGGCGCAGAGCGGCGCGCTCTCGAGTCGGTTCACCGAGAGGTCGGCGA contains:
- a CDS encoding GntR family transcriptional regulator, with the protein product MSDQRAELRRTRADEIREAVADDIMSGRIFPGVRLDEQELADRFGVSRTPVREALKQLSATGLIVLRAHKGAVVTPMTNGGLSELFEGLAELEAACSRLAAEKMSGAERRALESVHREVGDLVRRGDPDEYHLANIRFHDMIYQGSHNGFLAETTVALRRRLSPFSRAQFRNLGRMARSFAEHDQIVTAIVRGDGDAAFRSMRAHLATVEHAFEDYLAEEGRAARTMAATRR